In the Ramlibacter tataouinensis TTB310 genome, one interval contains:
- a CDS encoding thiamine pyrophosphate-requiring protein gives MSNDKNVSDQIVERLHAWGVRRVFGYPGDGINGVMGALNRQQDRVEFVQTAHEELASFMATAHAKFTGEVGVCIATSGPGAIHLLNGLYDAKADHQPVVALVGQQARAALGGDYQQEVDLLSLFKDVAGEFVQMAASPGQVRHLIDRAMRIARDRRSVTCVILPSDLQREKAVEEPPHQHGTVHSGIGVTVQTGAPDPAQLQGAADLLNAGERVAILAGAGALHAGAELVEVADCLGAGIAKALLGKAAVPDDLPFVTGAIGLLGTDASWELMDQCDTLLMVGTSFPYSEFLPREGRARAVQIDIDGRRLGLRYPTEVNLVGDSRAVLRALLPLLQPKVDREWRQRIEAGVARWQQVLRERALVESAGPINPQRVFHELSPRLPQDAILAWDSGTVAAWYARNIQMRGQMMGSGSGGLASMGCAIPYALAAKYAHPGRPVVALVGDGAMQMSGINALINIARDWKRWSDPRLLVLVLNNGDLNMVTWEQRGTEGEPRFDKSQLLPEFSYAEYARMLGLRGVRIDRPGLVALACEEAFATDRPVLLEMVTDANVMPIPPNVTREQAAQFTEALRKGDGQALEVIKSTARQVWAGLRGRKAPSSSSSS, from the coding sequence ATGAGCAACGATAAAAATGTCAGCGACCAGATCGTCGAGCGGCTGCACGCCTGGGGCGTGCGCCGCGTCTTCGGCTACCCCGGCGACGGCATCAACGGCGTCATGGGCGCCCTGAACCGCCAGCAGGACCGGGTGGAGTTCGTCCAGACGGCGCACGAGGAGCTGGCTTCCTTCATGGCGACGGCCCATGCCAAGTTCACCGGCGAGGTCGGCGTGTGCATCGCCACCTCGGGCCCCGGCGCCATCCACCTGCTCAATGGCTTGTACGACGCCAAGGCCGACCACCAGCCGGTGGTGGCCCTGGTGGGCCAGCAGGCGCGCGCCGCGCTGGGCGGCGATTACCAGCAGGAGGTGGACCTCCTCAGCCTGTTCAAGGACGTGGCCGGCGAGTTCGTGCAGATGGCCGCCTCGCCCGGCCAGGTGCGGCACCTGATCGACCGCGCCATGCGCATCGCGCGCGACCGGCGCAGCGTGACCTGCGTGATCCTGCCCAGCGATCTGCAGCGCGAGAAGGCGGTGGAGGAGCCGCCGCACCAGCACGGCACGGTGCACAGCGGCATCGGCGTGACGGTGCAGACCGGCGCGCCCGACCCGGCCCAGCTGCAGGGCGCGGCCGACCTCCTCAACGCCGGCGAGCGGGTCGCCATCCTGGCCGGCGCCGGCGCGCTGCATGCGGGCGCCGAGCTGGTCGAGGTGGCCGACTGCCTGGGCGCGGGCATCGCCAAGGCGCTGCTGGGCAAGGCTGCGGTGCCGGACGACCTGCCGTTCGTCACCGGCGCCATCGGACTGCTGGGCACCGACGCCAGCTGGGAGCTGATGGACCAGTGCGACACGCTGCTGATGGTGGGCACCTCCTTCCCGTACTCCGAGTTCCTGCCGCGCGAGGGGCGGGCGCGGGCGGTGCAGATCGACATCGACGGCCGGCGCCTGGGCCTGCGCTACCCGACCGAGGTGAACCTGGTGGGCGACAGCCGGGCCGTGCTGCGCGCGCTGCTGCCCCTGCTGCAGCCCAAGGTGGACCGCGAATGGCGCCAGCGCATCGAGGCCGGCGTGGCGCGCTGGCAGCAGGTGCTGCGCGAGCGCGCCCTGGTGGAGTCCGCCGGGCCGATCAACCCGCAGCGGGTGTTCCACGAGCTCTCGCCGCGGCTGCCGCAGGACGCCATCCTCGCCTGGGACTCGGGCACGGTGGCCGCCTGGTACGCCCGCAACATCCAGATGCGGGGGCAGATGATGGGCTCGGGCTCGGGCGGCCTCGCCTCCATGGGCTGCGCCATCCCCTACGCGCTGGCCGCCAAGTACGCCCATCCCGGCCGGCCGGTGGTGGCGCTGGTGGGCGACGGCGCGATGCAGATGAGCGGCATCAACGCCCTGATCAACATCGCGCGCGACTGGAAGCGCTGGAGCGACCCGCGCCTGCTGGTGCTGGTGCTGAACAACGGCGACCTGAACATGGTGACCTGGGAGCAGCGCGGCACCGAGGGCGAGCCGCGCTTCGACAAGTCCCAGCTGCTGCCGGAGTTCTCGTACGCCGAGTACGCGCGCATGCTGGGGCTGCGCGGCGTGCGCATCGACCGGCCCGGCCTGGTGGCGCTGGCCTGCGAGGAGGCCTTCGCCACCGACCGGCCGGTGCTGCTGGAGATGGTGACCGACGCCAACGTGATGCCGATCCCGCCGAACGTCACCCGGGAGCAGGCCGCGCAGTTCACCGAGGCGCTGCGCAAGGGCGACGGGCAGGCGCTGGAGGTGATCAAGTCCACCGCCCGGCAGGTCTGGGCCGGGCTGCGCGGGCGCAAGGCGCCCAGCTCCTCATCTTCGTCCTGA
- a CDS encoding glycine zipper domain-containing protein, whose protein sequence is MNNEKPAAKAGVGAAVGGVAGGVAGGAATGALAGGLTGPAGAVIGAAVGAVVGAVTGRRAKVDHSAEDTYWRDNYSSRPYVKSGASYDEYSPAYRYGAQSYEKYPDRNFDDVESDLSRDWGTARGTSSMEWDHARHASRDAWHRLSDSAERAMPGDSDRDGR, encoded by the coding sequence ATGAACAACGAAAAACCCGCCGCCAAGGCCGGTGTCGGCGCCGCCGTCGGTGGCGTGGCGGGCGGCGTGGCCGGCGGCGCGGCCACTGGTGCGCTGGCCGGCGGGCTGACGGGCCCGGCGGGTGCCGTGATCGGCGCTGCCGTCGGTGCCGTGGTCGGTGCGGTGACCGGCCGGCGCGCGAAGGTCGACCATTCCGCGGAAGACACGTACTGGCGCGACAACTACTCGTCGCGGCCGTACGTGAAGAGCGGTGCCAGCTACGACGAGTATTCGCCCGCGTACCGCTACGGCGCGCAGTCGTACGAGAAGTACCCGGACCGCAACTTCGACGACGTCGAATCCGACCTGAGCCGCGACTGGGGCACGGCGCGCGGCACGTCGTCGATGGAGTGGGACCACGCGCGGCACGCCTCGCGCGACGCCTGGCACCGCCTGAGCGACAGCGCCGAGCGCGCCATGCCGGGCGATTCGGACCGCGACGGGCGCTGA
- a CDS encoding DUF2306 domain-containing protein — protein MQFTPLIAIHMSAALAAVALGPVALWARRGRTQRPRLHRAAGYAWVTLMVAAALSAVFIRDFRLPNIAGYTPIHLLVPATLGSLVIAFRLLARGDIRGHRRWMQILYVSACLVAGAFTLLPGRYLGDLVLGRWLGLV, from the coding sequence ATGCAGTTCACCCCCCTCATCGCCATCCACATGAGCGCCGCCCTGGCGGCCGTGGCCCTCGGCCCGGTCGCGCTGTGGGCCCGGCGCGGCCGCACCCAGCGCCCGCGCCTGCACCGCGCGGCCGGCTACGCCTGGGTCACGCTGATGGTGGCGGCCGCGCTCAGCGCAGTCTTCATCCGCGACTTCCGGCTGCCCAACATCGCCGGCTACACGCCCATCCACCTGCTGGTGCCGGCCACGCTGGGCAGCCTGGTCATCGCCTTCCGGCTGCTGGCGCGCGGCGACATCCGGGGCCACCGGCGCTGGATGCAGATCCTGTACGTCAGCGCCTGCCTGGTGGCCGGCGCCTTCACCCTGCTGCCCGGGCGCTACCTGGGCGACCTGGTGCTGGGCCGCTGGCTGGGCCTGGTGTGA
- a CDS encoding undecaprenyl-diphosphate phosphatase has product MDVVLLVKAAIMGVVEGLTEFLPISSTGHLILAGALLGFHDAKAKVFEIAIQTGAILAVIIVYWQKIRGTLAALPTERQARQFAANVAIGFLPAVLLGLAFGKAIQAHLFTPAVVATTFILGGFVILWAERRPQDAVRIHDADQMRWQDALKVGLVQCFAMIPGTSRSGATIIGGMLLGLSRKAATDFSFYLAIPTLVGAGVYSLYRQRALLSAADIPMFGVGLLFSFLSAWLCVRWLLRYISSNSFTPFAWYRIAFGILVLLTSWAGWVDWSA; this is encoded by the coding sequence TTGGACGTTGTGTTGCTGGTCAAGGCCGCCATCATGGGTGTGGTGGAGGGGCTGACCGAGTTCCTGCCGATCTCGAGCACGGGCCACCTGATCCTGGCCGGAGCCCTGCTGGGGTTCCACGACGCCAAGGCCAAGGTGTTCGAGATCGCGATCCAGACCGGCGCCATCCTGGCGGTCATCATCGTGTACTGGCAGAAGATCCGCGGCACGCTGGCCGCGCTGCCAACCGAGCGGCAGGCCCGGCAGTTCGCCGCCAACGTGGCGATCGGCTTCCTGCCGGCCGTGCTGCTGGGCCTGGCGTTCGGCAAGGCGATCCAGGCCCACCTGTTCACGCCGGCGGTGGTGGCCACCACCTTCATCCTGGGCGGCTTCGTGATCCTGTGGGCCGAGCGCCGGCCGCAGGACGCGGTGCGCATCCACGACGCCGACCAGATGCGCTGGCAGGATGCGCTCAAGGTCGGCCTGGTGCAGTGCTTCGCCATGATCCCCGGCACCAGCCGCAGCGGCGCCACCATCATCGGCGGCATGCTGCTGGGGCTGTCGCGCAAGGCGGCGACCGACTTCTCCTTCTACCTGGCCATCCCCACCCTGGTGGGCGCGGGCGTGTACAGCCTGTACAGGCAGCGCGCCCTGCTGAGCGCGGCCGACATCCCGATGTTCGGGGTCGGGCTGCTGTTCTCGTTCCTGAGCGCCTGGCTGTGCGTGCGCTGGCTGCTGCGCTACATCTCCAGCAACAGCTTCACGCCCTTCGCCTGGTACCGCATCGCCTTCGGCATCCTGGTGCTGCTCACCTCGTGGGCCGGCTGGGTGGACTGGTCGGCCTGA
- a CDS encoding sensor histidine kinase produces MPPRRPLSLSFALRGVQAAAANTLIALGLTAFGDEPFGRNLLYSQGIGLSIWAAIDGGQMLLIRDWSTQWRRMVAIAPAGVAVGYAVGIAATDRALGRVPFVEWAGQPRRALGFLVLSLGAGVVVTYWFASREHMAQARERQAQLQREATEARLKLLETQLAPHMLFNTLANLRALIAVDAPRAQQMLDHLIAYLRATLGASRSVTHPLAAEFQRLHDYLALMAIRMGPRLAYELHLPPQLAQQPVPTLLLQPLVENSLQHGLEPQVRGGRIVVDARREGGMLVLEVADTGAGLAGTPPADGHGFGLGQVRDRLATLFGPAATLELAPIASGGTRTTIRLPLPA; encoded by the coding sequence ATGCCGCCGCGCCGCCCGCTGTCCCTGTCGTTCGCCCTGCGCGGGGTACAGGCGGCCGCGGCCAACACGCTGATCGCGCTGGGCCTCACGGCCTTCGGCGACGAGCCCTTCGGGCGCAACCTGCTGTATTCGCAGGGGATCGGCCTGTCGATCTGGGCGGCCATCGACGGCGGGCAGATGCTGCTGATCCGGGACTGGAGCACGCAGTGGCGCCGCATGGTGGCGATCGCGCCGGCCGGCGTGGCGGTCGGCTATGCCGTGGGGATCGCCGCCACCGACCGGGCCCTGGGGCGCGTGCCCTTCGTCGAATGGGCCGGCCAGCCGCGCCGGGCGCTGGGCTTCCTGGTGCTCAGCCTGGGCGCCGGCGTGGTGGTCACCTACTGGTTCGCCAGCCGCGAGCACATGGCCCAGGCGCGCGAGCGCCAGGCGCAGCTGCAGCGCGAGGCGACCGAGGCCAGGCTCAAGCTGCTGGAGACCCAGCTCGCGCCGCACATGCTGTTCAACACGCTGGCGAACCTGCGCGCGCTGATCGCGGTGGACGCGCCGCGCGCGCAGCAGATGCTGGACCACCTGATCGCCTACCTGCGCGCCACGCTGGGCGCCTCGCGCAGCGTCACGCATCCGCTGGCGGCCGAGTTCCAGCGCCTGCACGACTACCTGGCGCTGATGGCCATCCGCATGGGGCCGCGCCTGGCCTACGAGCTGCACCTGCCGCCGCAGCTGGCGCAGCAGCCCGTGCCCACGCTGCTGCTGCAGCCGCTGGTGGAGAACAGCCTGCAGCACGGCCTGGAGCCGCAGGTCCGGGGCGGCCGCATCGTGGTCGACGCCCGGCGCGAGGGCGGGATGCTGGTGCTGGAAGTCGCCGATACCGGTGCCGGCTTGGCCGGCACGCCGCCGGCCGACGGGCACGGCTTCGGCCTGGGCCAGGTGCGCGACCGCCTGGCCACCCTGTTCGGCCCCGCCGCCACCCTGGAGCTGGCGCCCATCGCCTCCGGCGGGACGCGCACCACCATCCGGCTGCCGCTGCCCGCATGA
- a CDS encoding DUF3455 domain-containing protein produces the protein MMIRTALAASAAALLAACAGNPMASAKAYDQATLPAAVQVPAGNRVAMETVGVGEITYECRAKAGAAGQFEWVFAGPDAKLMDRAGKQVGKYYGPPATWESMDGSKLTATQVAVAPNATGNIPLQLVKANPATGTGAMSGTTYIQRVATQGGVAPAAACTQANLGAKQMVKYQADYIFYKAAM, from the coding sequence ATGATGATCCGTACCGCCCTCGCCGCCAGCGCGGCCGCCCTGCTGGCCGCCTGCGCCGGCAACCCGATGGCCTCGGCCAAGGCTTACGACCAAGCCACGCTGCCGGCCGCCGTCCAGGTGCCGGCCGGCAACCGGGTGGCCATGGAAACCGTGGGCGTGGGCGAGATCACCTACGAATGCCGGGCCAAGGCCGGTGCCGCCGGCCAGTTCGAATGGGTGTTCGCGGGCCCCGATGCCAAGCTGATGGACCGCGCCGGCAAGCAGGTGGGCAAGTACTACGGCCCGCCCGCGACCTGGGAAAGCATGGACGGCTCCAAGCTGACCGCCACCCAGGTGGCCGTGGCCCCCAATGCCACCGGCAACATCCCGCTGCAGCTGGTCAAGGCCAACCCCGCCACCGGCACCGGCGCCATGAGCGGCACCACCTACATCCAGCGCGTGGCCACCCAGGGCGGCGTGGCCCCGGCCGCGGCCTGCACCCAGGCCAACCTGGGCGCCAAGCAGATGGTGAAGTACCAGGCCGACTACATCTTCTACAAGGCCGCGATGTAA
- a CDS encoding esterase/lipase family protein, whose amino-acid sequence MSNTHLLSPSPAYPAPPLSLLAMEPLRAMFDFCAAKLGTHAQPVGDGHPVVVFPGLGGAPFTTSHLRRFLMASGFHAHCWGRGVNTGPEGLFDDWMAALVDDVRALHRRSGRAVSLVGWSLGGVYAREIAKLAPRAVRQVITLGTPFAAMGGGATHAESLYKLMGGNTSQLTPQLQARLRQTPPVPTTSVYSRTDGVVSWRGCIEKKGPVTESVEVSASHLGMATNPEVMRLVADRLAQPEGQWRPLRPTSPPSRPTR is encoded by the coding sequence ATGAGCAACACGCACCTGCTGTCCCCCTCGCCCGCCTACCCGGCGCCGCCCCTGTCCCTGCTGGCCATGGAGCCGCTGCGCGCCATGTTCGATTTCTGCGCCGCCAAGCTCGGCACCCATGCGCAACCCGTCGGCGACGGCCACCCGGTGGTCGTGTTCCCCGGCCTGGGCGGCGCGCCCTTCACCACCTCGCACCTGCGGCGCTTCCTGATGGCGTCGGGCTTCCACGCCCACTGCTGGGGCCGCGGCGTCAACACCGGGCCCGAGGGCCTGTTCGACGACTGGATGGCCGCCCTGGTGGACGACGTGCGCGCCCTGCACCGGCGCAGCGGCCGCGCCGTCAGCCTGGTCGGCTGGAGCCTGGGCGGCGTGTACGCGCGCGAGATCGCCAAGCTGGCGCCCCGGGCCGTGCGCCAGGTCATCACACTGGGCACGCCGTTCGCCGCGATGGGCGGCGGCGCCACCCACGCGGAAAGCCTGTACAAGCTGATGGGTGGCAACACCTCGCAGCTCACGCCGCAGCTGCAGGCGCGGCTGCGCCAGACGCCGCCGGTGCCCACCACCTCGGTCTACAGCAGGACCGACGGCGTGGTCAGCTGGCGCGGCTGCATCGAGAAGAAGGGCCCCGTCACCGAAAGCGTGGAGGTGTCGGCCAGCCACCTGGGCATGGCCACCAATCCCGAGGTGATGCGCCTCGTGGCCGACCGGCTGGCCCAGCCGGAGGGGCAGTGGCGCCCGCTCAGGCCGACCAGTCCACCCAGCCGGCCCACGAGGTGA
- a CDS encoding LytR/AlgR family response regulator transcription factor, whose product MNAAPTALIAEDEPLLAQALQAELARAWPALRIAASVGDGAAAVAQALALRPAVLFFDIRMPGMSGLEAAAELADAWPDGQPFPALVFVTAYDQYAVQAFEAQAVDYVLKPVQPARLARTVARVQQQLAGRGTGNAQLEQALAQLRPLLAGAAAPPAAPLTVIQAGMGSTIRLVPVAEVLVFEAADKYVRVLTAGQEYLIRTPLKELLPQLDAQAFWQVHRGTLVRATAIDRVLRDEAGRLTLTLRGRPEQLPVSRLYAHRFKAM is encoded by the coding sequence ATGAACGCCGCCCCCACCGCCCTGATCGCCGAGGACGAGCCCCTGCTGGCGCAGGCCCTGCAGGCCGAGCTGGCGCGCGCCTGGCCCGCCCTGCGCATCGCCGCCAGCGTGGGCGACGGCGCGGCGGCCGTGGCGCAGGCGCTGGCGCTGCGGCCCGCCGTGCTGTTCTTCGACATCCGCATGCCCGGGATGAGCGGCCTGGAAGCGGCCGCCGAGCTGGCCGACGCCTGGCCGGACGGCCAGCCCTTTCCCGCGCTGGTGTTCGTCACGGCCTACGACCAGTACGCGGTCCAGGCCTTCGAGGCCCAGGCCGTGGACTACGTGCTCAAGCCGGTGCAGCCGGCCCGGCTGGCCCGCACCGTGGCCCGGGTGCAGCAGCAGCTGGCCGGCCGCGGTACCGGCAACGCCCAGCTGGAGCAGGCGCTGGCCCAGCTGCGTCCGCTGCTGGCCGGCGCGGCGGCGCCGCCGGCAGCGCCGCTCACCGTGATCCAGGCCGGCATGGGCAGCACCATCCGCCTGGTGCCGGTGGCCGAGGTGCTGGTGTTCGAGGCCGCCGACAAGTACGTGCGCGTGCTCACCGCCGGCCAGGAGTACCTGATCCGCACGCCGCTCAAGGAACTGCTGCCGCAGCTGGATGCGCAGGCCTTCTGGCAGGTGCACCGCGGCACCTTGGTGCGGGCCACCGCCATCGACCGGGTGCTGCGCGACGAGGCGGGCCGGCTCACGCTCACGCTGCGCGGCCGGCCCGAACAGCTGCCGGTCAGCCGCCTGTACGCCCACCGCTTCAAGGCGATGTGA
- a CDS encoding alpha/beta hydrolase, whose product MSLVVFSHANSFPAGTYGVLFKHLRSRGFLVRAVDRFGHDPRYPVSDNWPHLVSQLHDFAGREVDKAGEPAFLVGHSLGGFLSLMCAARHPHLARGVLLLDSPLLGGWKARALGAAKSTQLVGSISPGRVSRRRKNRWPSREAAFEHFRHKKAFAHWEEQVLYDYVTHCTHDDRGERVLSFDRDVETAIYNTLPDNLDRLLKRHPPQCPVAFIGGLQSEEMRQVGTAMTRQVTEGRMTLLDGSHLFPMEKPQATAAAIEAALLAL is encoded by the coding sequence TTGAGCCTCGTCGTCTTCTCCCATGCCAACAGCTTCCCCGCGGGCACCTACGGCGTGCTGTTCAAGCACCTGCGCTCGCGCGGCTTCCTGGTGCGGGCCGTGGACAGGTTCGGCCACGACCCGCGCTACCCGGTCAGCGACAACTGGCCGCACCTGGTTTCGCAGCTGCACGACTTCGCCGGGCGCGAGGTGGACAAGGCCGGCGAGCCGGCCTTCCTGGTCGGCCACTCGCTGGGCGGCTTCCTGAGCCTGATGTGCGCGGCGCGGCACCCGCATCTGGCGCGCGGCGTGCTGCTGCTGGACTCGCCCCTGCTGGGCGGCTGGAAGGCGCGCGCCCTGGGCGCCGCAAAGAGCACGCAGCTGGTCGGCTCGATCTCGCCGGGCCGGGTGAGCCGCCGGCGCAAGAACCGCTGGCCCAGCCGCGAAGCCGCCTTCGAGCACTTCCGCCACAAGAAGGCCTTCGCCCACTGGGAGGAGCAGGTGCTCTACGACTACGTCACGCACTGCACCCACGACGATCGTGGTGAGCGCGTGCTCAGCTTCGACCGCGACGTCGAGACCGCGATCTACAACACCCTGCCGGACAACCTGGACCGCCTGCTCAAGCGGCATCCGCCGCAATGCCCGGTGGCCTTCATCGGCGGCCTGCAGTCCGAGGAGATGCGGCAGGTCGGCACGGCCATGACGCGGCAGGTGACCGAAGGCCGCATGACCCTGCTGGACGGCTCGCACCTGTTCCCCATGGAGAAGCCGCAGGCCACGGCCGCCGCCATCGAAGCCGCCCTGCTCGCGCTGTGA
- a CDS encoding class I SAM-dependent methyltransferase: MQPTRRQLLTTASAALFFPLLPGCAQVDLREGADYTPTVGQPGKDVVWVPTPDAVVQRMLDLAEVKAGDRVVDLGSGDGKIAIAAAKRGARARGIEYNPDMVALARRNAREAGVQVDFAQGDIFQADFSDADVITLYLLPSLNEQLRPILLKMKPGTRVTSHQFRMGPWTPDRTDEVSGRDAHLWIVPASADGAWTLRAGDGASLQLQLRQQFQMLDGHALAGSQRVPLELASLRGRAIRFDVPGGTAGTLRFEGTVDGGRMSGTVGPLAGGPRVPFTGTRG, from the coding sequence ATGCAACCCACCCGCCGCCAACTCCTCACCACCGCCTCCGCCGCCCTGTTCTTCCCCCTGCTCCCCGGCTGTGCCCAGGTCGATCTGCGCGAGGGCGCGGACTACACACCCACCGTCGGCCAGCCCGGCAAGGACGTGGTCTGGGTGCCGACGCCGGACGCGGTGGTGCAGCGCATGCTCGACCTGGCCGAGGTCAAGGCGGGGGACCGGGTGGTGGACCTGGGCTCCGGCGACGGCAAGATCGCCATCGCGGCGGCCAAGCGCGGCGCGCGCGCGCGGGGCATCGAATACAACCCGGACATGGTGGCCCTGGCCCGCCGCAACGCACGCGAGGCGGGCGTGCAGGTGGATTTCGCGCAGGGCGACATCTTCCAGGCCGATTTTTCCGACGCGGACGTCATCACGCTCTACCTGCTGCCCAGCCTGAACGAGCAGCTGCGCCCCATCCTGCTGAAGATGAAGCCCGGCACGCGCGTCACCTCGCACCAGTTCCGCATGGGCCCCTGGACGCCCGACCGCACCGACGAGGTGTCGGGCCGGGACGCGCACCTGTGGATCGTGCCCGCCTCGGCGGACGGCGCCTGGACGCTGCGCGCCGGCGACGGGGCCTCGCTGCAGCTGCAGCTGCGGCAGCAGTTCCAGATGCTGGACGGCCACGCCCTGGCCGGTAGCCAGCGGGTGCCGCTGGAACTGGCGAGCCTGCGCGGCCGCGCCATCCGGTTCGACGTTCCGGGCGGCACCGCCGGCACGCTGCGCTTCGAGGGCACGGTCGACGGCGGCCGCATGAGCGGCACGGTGGGGCCCCTGGCCGGCGGGCCGCGCGTGCCGTTCACCGGCACGCGCGGCTGA
- a CDS encoding GlpM family protein — MLSLLLKSLLGAAAVLVIALLSRSRVFYVAGLVPLFPTFALIAHFIVGTERSGADLRTTALFGLWSLLPYAVYLLTVYGLSVRLPLVSTLVLATLAWVLAAAVLLWGWGWYTAPAA, encoded by the coding sequence TTGCTCTCCCTCTTGCTCAAATCCCTGCTCGGCGCGGCCGCGGTGCTGGTGATTGCGCTGCTGTCCAGGTCGCGCGTGTTCTACGTCGCGGGCCTGGTGCCGCTGTTCCCGACCTTCGCGCTGATCGCGCACTTCATCGTGGGCACCGAGCGCTCGGGCGCCGACCTGCGCACCACCGCCCTGTTCGGCCTGTGGTCGCTGCTGCCGTATGCGGTGTACCTGCTGACGGTGTACGGCCTGTCCGTGCGGCTGCCGCTGGTCTCCACCCTGGTGCTGGCAACACTGGCCTGGGTGCTGGCGGCCGCCGTGCTGCTGTGGGGCTGGGGCTGGTACACGGCCCCGGCTGCCTGA
- a CDS encoding glutamine--tRNA ligase/YqeY domain fusion protein, with translation MTSPADKDSLKPSNFLRQVIDRDLAQGTYAGRHWAGHPADAATHQAGQPDPARIRTRFPPEPNGYLHVGHAKSICLNFGLARDYGGVCHMRFDDTNPEKEEQEYVDSIKDAVRWLGFSWDANGTSHLYQASDYFDFMYRAAEYLIQAGLAYVDEQTPEAMRASRGDFGKPGVDSPFRTRSVDENLARLREMRAGKLPDGAAVLRAKIDMASPNINMRDPALYRIKHEAHHHTGDAWCIYPMYTYAHPIEDALENITHSLCTLEFEDQRPFYDWLLDRLREGGLINTPQPRQYEFARLNLTYVITSKRKLKALVDEGHVGGWDDPRMPTIAGLRRRGYTPESLQLFSERIGVSKANGWIDFSILEAALRDDLDPKAARAMAVLDPVKLVIENWGEVMGSDDKLDECTAPVHPHDESRGRRKFMFGRELWIERSDYEETPPKGFFRLFPGNKVRLKYGHVVECIGATRNAATGEIETVRARLVPDTKSGTPGADAVKVKGNISWVGVADGIKAEVRLYDRLFSVAQPDTTEGRDWREELNPESLKVVTAYLEPSLASAKGDEKFQFERHGYFVADRKEHAGGKPVFNRITGLKDSYGK, from the coding sequence ATGACGTCGCCCGCCGATAAAGACAGCCTAAAACCCAGCAATTTCCTGCGCCAGGTGATCGACAGGGACCTGGCCCAGGGCACCTATGCCGGCCGCCACTGGGCGGGCCACCCCGCCGACGCGGCCACCCACCAGGCCGGCCAGCCCGACCCGGCCCGCATCCGCACCCGCTTCCCGCCCGAGCCCAACGGTTATTTGCACGTGGGCCATGCCAAGAGCATCTGCCTGAACTTCGGCCTGGCGCGCGACTACGGCGGCGTGTGCCACATGCGCTTCGACGACACCAACCCGGAAAAGGAAGAGCAGGAGTACGTCGACAGCATCAAGGACGCCGTGCGCTGGCTGGGTTTTTCCTGGGACGCGAACGGCACCAGCCACCTCTACCAGGCCAGCGACTACTTCGACTTTATGTACCGGGCCGCCGAGTACCTGATCCAGGCCGGCCTGGCGTACGTGGACGAGCAGACGCCCGAGGCGATGCGCGCCAGCCGCGGCGACTTCGGCAAGCCGGGCGTGGACAGCCCGTTCCGCACGCGCAGCGTGGACGAGAACCTGGCCCGCTTGCGCGAGATGCGCGCCGGCAAGCTCCCCGACGGCGCCGCCGTGCTGCGCGCCAAGATCGACATGGCCAGCCCGAACATCAACATGCGGGACCCGGCCCTCTACCGCATCAAGCACGAGGCGCACCACCACACCGGCGACGCGTGGTGCATCTACCCGATGTACACCTACGCCCACCCCATCGAGGACGCGCTGGAGAACATCACCCACAGCCTGTGCACGCTGGAGTTCGAAGACCAGCGGCCGTTCTACGACTGGCTGCTGGACCGGCTGCGCGAGGGCGGTTTGATCAACACGCCGCAGCCGCGCCAGTACGAATTCGCGCGGCTGAACCTGACCTACGTGATCACCAGCAAGCGCAAGCTCAAGGCGCTGGTGGACGAGGGCCACGTGGGCGGCTGGGACGACCCGCGCATGCCCACCATCGCGGGCCTGCGCCGGCGCGGCTACACGCCCGAGAGCCTGCAGCTGTTTTCCGAGCGCATTGGCGTGAGCAAGGCCAACGGCTGGATCGACTTCAGCATCCTGGAAGCGGCGTTGCGCGACGACCTGGACCCGAAGGCGGCCCGCGCGATGGCGGTGCTGGATCCGGTGAAGCTGGTGATCGAGAACTGGGGCGAGGTGATGGGCAGCGACGACAAGCTGGACGAGTGCACCGCCCCGGTCCACCCGCACGACGAGAGCCGCGGGCGGCGCAAGTTCATGTTCGGCCGCGAACTGTGGATCGAGCGCAGCGACTACGAGGAAACGCCGCCCAAGGGCTTCTTCCGTTTGTTCCCCGGCAACAAGGTGCGCCTGAAGTACGGGCACGTGGTGGAGTGCATCGGCGCCACTCGCAACGCCGCGACCGGCGAGATCGAGACCGTGCGCGCGCGCCTGGTGCCGGACACCAAGAGCGGCACGCCGGGGGCGGATGCGGTGAAGGTGAAGGGCAACATCAGCTGGGTGGGCGTGGCCGATGGGATCAAGGCGGAGGTGCGGCTGTACGACCGGCTGTTCTCGGTGGCGCAGCCGGATACGACGGAAGGCCGCGACTGGCGCGAGGAGTTGAATCCGGAGTCGCTGAAGGTGGTGACGGCCTACCTGGAGCCTTCGCTGGCGTCAGCGAAGGGGGATGAGAAGTTCCAGTTTGAGCGGCATGGGTACTTTGTGGCGGATCGGAAGGAGCACGCGGGCGGCAAGCCGGTGTTCAACCGCATCACCGGCCTGAAGGACAGCTACGGCAAGTAG